DNA from Microbacterium foliorum:
GACGACGCCGGGGTAGATGGCGTGGTCGAGCAGCACGAGCACGTCGAGCGGATCGCCGTCCTCGCCGAGCGTGTTGTCGAAGTAGCCGTAGTCGGCCGGGTACCCGAAGGTCGTGTAGAGCACGCGGTCGAGGTGGACTCGCCCGGTCTCGTGGTCGACCTCGTACTTCACGCGGCTGCCGCGCGGGATCTCGATGACGGCGTCGTGTGCGCCCATGCGTGTGCTCCTCAGGAAAAGTTCGGTTGGATGCCGCGCAACAGCCTACCCGGGGTGGCCGTCGTCGTCCGGGCGGGGGTGCCCAGCCGTTCAGCCTCTCCGGCGCGTGATGCGGCCGAGCAGCCGGGAGACGGTGCCGCTGAGCAGCAGTATCAGCAGGCCGGCGTACCCGAACGGCGGTACGAAGATCGAGAGCGCCAGTGCGATCAGGAACAGGATGATCGCGGCGAGATCGCCGATGATCCCCTCGCGCAGGGTCTCGGGGCTCGTCGTGCCGAGCTCGGGATGACGCAGCAGATAGGCGCCACCCGCGAGCGTGGTGATCTGCGTCGCGATCAGGGTGCCGATGTACACCACGGGCTGCAGCATGTCGGTGTCCATCTGCCCGATCATCGCCGTCGGTACCGGCAGCCAGACGATCGTCGCCATCCACGCCACGTTGATCCACAGCAGCGGAGTCGTCGCCCGCTCCACCTCGCGATACTGCCGATGGTGCCCCATCCAGAACGTCGCGATCAGCACGAAGCTCAGACCGAAGCTCAAGAGCTGCCCCGAGTGCTCGGAGAAGAACTCCGCCGTGCTGAGCTTGTCGGACGCGGCCTCCGACACCGCCTCCATCAGAGGCAGGATCAGCAGCGTCATCGCGATCGCCACCACGGCGTCGATGAAGGTCTTGAAGCGCTCGATGGAGAATCGGCCGTCCGTGCGGGATCGCGTTACGTGTTCTGCCACGGCGTCAGGTTAGGGCGATCGGCGTCATCCGCGCGACCGTCGCACGGCGATCCGTCGACGTGATCTACCGTGGAGCTGTGCCCTCGCTCTCACCCGCCATCGCCGAGATCCGCCTCGCCGTGCGCACCGCGCTCGCCGACCTGCACGAGGGCTCGACCGTCGTCGTCGCGCTGTCGGGCGGCGCGGACTCGCTCGCGCTCGCCGCGGCCGCCGCGTTCGAGGGGCCAAAGCTCGGACTGCGGGTGCGCAGTGTCACGGTCGACCACGGGCTGCAGGACGCCTCGGATGCCGTCGCCGCGCGCGCCGCTCACACGGCGACCTCGCTCGGTCTCGACGCTCTCGTCGTCACCGTCGACGTCGGTGCGGACGGCGGCCCCGAAGCCGCCGCGCGGGATGCGCGCTACCGGGTGCTGAAGGACGCCGC
Protein-coding regions in this window:
- a CDS encoding TMEM175 family protein, coding for MAEHVTRSRTDGRFSIERFKTFIDAVVAIAMTLLILPLMEAVSEAASDKLSTAEFFSEHSGQLLSFGLSFVLIATFWMGHHRQYREVERATTPLLWINVAWMATIVWLPVPTAMIGQMDTDMLQPVVYIGTLIATQITTLAGGAYLLRHPELGTTSPETLREGIIGDLAAIILFLIALALSIFVPPFGYAGLLILLLSGTVSRLLGRITRRRG